From the genome of Gracilinanus agilis isolate LMUSP501 chromosome 2, AgileGrace, whole genome shotgun sequence, one region includes:
- the MYCN gene encoding N-myc proto-oncogene protein, which yields MPSWSRGLRGRTPSRAGEKAAGAAGKASFTERPRHSDSEDSERRRNHNILERQRRNDLRSSFLTLRDHVPELARNDKAAKVVILKKATEYVRALQAQEQQLQLDKKRLIAKQEQLLHKMAHARTC from the exons ATGCCGAGCTGGAGCAGGGGTTTGCGGGGGCGGACCCCGAGCCGGGCCGGGGAGAAGGCAGCGGGAGCAGCAGGAAAGGCCTCTTTCACGGAGCG CCCCCGGCACTCCGACTCGGAGGACAGCGAGCGGCGGCGCAACCACAACATCCTGGAGCGGCAGCGGCGTAATGACCTGCGCTCGAGCTTCCTGACGCTGCGCGACCACGTGCCCGAGCTGGCGCGCAACGACAAGGCGGCCAAAGTGGTCATCCTGAAGAAGGCCACCGAGTACGTGCGGGCGCTGCAGGCGCAGGAGCAGCAGCTGCAGCTCGACAAGAAGCGCCTCATCGCCAAGCAGGAGCAGCTGCTGCACAAGATGGCGCACGCGCGGACTTGCTAG